From a single Bacteroidota bacterium genomic region:
- a CDS encoding HAD-IIIA family hydrolase: protein MRGHRMTLKDYYIDKSWSLFLDRDGVINRRRFMDYVRTGKQFRFLPGVPQAIADLSGVFGHIFVVTNQQGIGKGLMTEENLAEVHETMLKGIHEAGGRITRVYHSPYLEKENHIFRKPRPGMALKAREDFQEVEFTKSIMVGDSLTDMEFGKTLDMVTVFIHTKRLKNPIHDKIDFIFKSLSEFAAELTEREHL, encoded by the coding sequence ATGAGAGGGCACAGGATGACTTTGAAGGATTATTACATTGATAAAAGCTGGAGTCTGTTTCTCGATCGTGACGGTGTGATCAACCGCCGCCGGTTTATGGATTATGTGCGCACAGGAAAGCAGTTTCGTTTTTTGCCCGGAGTGCCTCAAGCCATTGCCGATCTTTCCGGAGTATTTGGACATATTTTCGTAGTGACCAATCAGCAAGGTATAGGCAAAGGCTTAATGACCGAAGAAAATCTGGCTGAAGTGCATGAAACTATGCTTAAAGGAATACATGAGGCAGGCGGCCGTATCACCCGTGTTTATCACAGTCCTTACCTCGAAAAAGAGAACCATATTTTTCGCAAACCCAGGCCGGGAATGGCACTAAAGGCGCGTGAAGATTTTCAGGAAGTGGAATTCACAAAATCGATTATGGTGGGTGACTCCCTCACAGACATGGAATTCGGCAAAACCCTTGATATGGTTACCGTCTTTATCCATACAAAACGCTTAAAAAATCCGATCCACGATAAGATCGATTTCATTTTTAAATCCCTTTCTGAATTTGCTGCTGAACTTACAGAAAGAGAGCATCTATGA
- a CDS encoding nucleotidyltransferase family protein — MIREVIILAGGLGTRLQKSVPDLPKSMAPVGGHPFLEYQMQYLEEWGIKKFILAVGHKHEMIRDYFGDRFKNVEIVYSIEDDPLGTGGAIMKAMQLADSGQVLVANGDTYFDVHLNRMYNFHLSRTAKITIALHQTDDVSRYGKVVKDAEHRITGFFEKGEDSGAGYVNGGVYLINQSYLAEMEFPVRFSFEKDFLEKRYKNDEFYGMRCTAYFLDIGIPEDYERAQDDFEGLLH; from the coding sequence ATGATCAGGGAAGTAATTATTCTTGCCGGCGGACTCGGAACACGGCTTCAAAAGTCAGTCCCTGACCTGCCTAAATCCATGGCTCCGGTCGGGGGACACCCTTTCCTGGAATATCAAATGCAATACCTTGAAGAATGGGGCATAAAGAAGTTTATTCTTGCGGTTGGTCATAAACACGAAATGATCCGGGATTATTTCGGAGATCGGTTTAAAAATGTTGAAATTGTGTATTCCATTGAAGATGATCCGCTCGGGACCGGCGGTGCTATCATGAAGGCTATGCAATTGGCTGATTCGGGACAGGTGCTCGTTGCCAACGGGGATACCTATTTTGATGTGCACCTTAATCGCATGTATAACTTTCATCTTTCACGGACAGCCAAAATTACCATTGCCCTGCATCAAACCGATGACGTCTCACGATATGGAAAGGTGGTAAAAGATGCCGAACATAGGATTACCGGCTTCTTTGAGAAAGGGGAAGACTCAGGGGCAGGATATGTCAATGGAGGAGTTTACCTTATCAACCAAAGCTATTTAGCAGAAATGGAGTTCCCGGTCAGATTTTCATTTGAAAAGGATTTTCTGGAAAAAAGATACAAAAACGATGAATTTTATGGTATGCGTTGTACTGCTTACTTTCTCGACATAGGTATACCTGAAGATTATGAGAGGGCACAGGATGACTTTGAAGGATTATTACATTGA
- a CDS encoding D-sedoheptulose 7-phosphate isomerase, which yields MITNRIREAIKIKESILQDNDLQEWIMKAAQICIGAFRKEGKILLCGNGGSAADAQHIAAELSGRFYYDRPPLDAEALHVNTSYLTAVANDYSYADIFSRIIQGRGKAGDVLIAFSTSGNSPNVLKALETAALKKMSTIGFTGADGGKMRTSCDILIRVPSEDTARIQENHIFIGHLICEIIEKELFPK from the coding sequence ATGATCACTAACAGAATCAGGGAAGCTATAAAAATAAAAGAAAGCATACTGCAGGATAATGATTTGCAGGAATGGATCATGAAAGCGGCCCAAATCTGCATTGGAGCTTTCCGTAAAGAGGGTAAAATATTGCTATGCGGCAACGGAGGCAGTGCTGCCGATGCCCAGCATATTGCTGCCGAGCTTTCCGGAAGGTTTTACTACGACAGACCGCCACTGGATGCTGAAGCCCTTCATGTCAATACATCCTATCTTACCGCCGTTGCAAATGACTACAGTTATGCTGATATTTTTTCCAGGATTATACAAGGACGAGGAAAAGCCGGAGATGTCCTGATAGCTTTTTCCACATCAGGTAACTCTCCCAATGTGTTAAAAGCTCTTGAAACGGCTGCATTAAAAAAAATGTCAACAATAGGTTTTACCGGTGCGGATGGTGGTAAAATGAGGACTTCCTGCGACATTCTCATTCGGGTGCCATCGGAAGATACTGCCAGAATACAGGAAAACCACATTTTTATTGGTCACCTGATATGTGAGATTATAGAAAAAGAACTGTTTCCAAAATGA
- a CDS encoding nitroreductase family protein codes for MGFLEIARRRFASRKYLDKPVEEDKLHRILEAGRIAPSAANYQPWEFIILRKQRSILYEVYKREWFKTAPVVIVICGDHLHSWRRGDEKDHMDIDVAIATDHMTLEAADLGLATCWVCNFDKKRCSEILGLPEHIEPVVILPLGYPADHKEPDRHAKERKSLSEIIHMEKY; via the coding sequence ATGGGTTTTCTTGAAATTGCCAGAAGGCGTTTTGCATCCAGGAAGTATTTAGACAAACCGGTAGAAGAGGATAAGCTGCACCGCATACTGGAAGCAGGACGAATAGCGCCATCTGCTGCCAACTACCAGCCCTGGGAATTCATTATACTTAGGAAGCAAAGAAGCATCCTGTATGAAGTATATAAAAGAGAATGGTTTAAGACAGCCCCCGTCGTCATTGTAATATGCGGTGACCACCTTCATTCCTGGAGGAGGGGTGATGAAAAAGATCATATGGATATCGATGTAGCGATCGCAACAGACCATATGACCCTTGAGGCCGCAGATTTGGGACTTGCCACTTGCTGGGTTTGTAACTTTGATAAAAAGCGTTGCTCAGAAATACTTGGCTTGCCGGAGCATATTGAGCCGGTGGTAATTTTACCACTAGGGTATCCTGCTGACCATAAAGAACCCGACAGGCACGCTAAAGAGCGTAAGTCTCTTTCGGAAATCATTCACATGGAAAAATATTAA
- a CDS encoding methyltransferase domain-containing protein, which translates to MKKVIGFVIRYVPRKYLQRFSHISARVMGVFYPGNNVECPVCGSHYRKFLPYGRFRMRDNALCPHCLSLERHRLMWLYLKNKTEFFQKPAKVLHIAPEYCFIKRFQKLKNIDYYSADLESPLARVRLDVQNIPFDNDSFDVIFCNHTLEHVKDDIKALNELYRVMKPGGWGIIISPINVSRDKTYEDASITSPAEREKHFGQSDHLREYGLDYPERLKTGGFKVEIVDLISGMDPERVKRYGLMVYDAFTEEDLVYVVKK; encoded by the coding sequence ATGAAAAAAGTTATCGGTTTCGTAATTAGGTACGTTCCCAGGAAGTACTTACAGCGCTTTAGCCATATAAGCGCCAGGGTGATGGGTGTTTTTTACCCGGGGAACAATGTTGAATGCCCTGTTTGCGGCTCACATTACCGGAAATTTCTTCCTTACGGCCGCTTCCGCATGCGCGACAACGCCCTGTGCCCTCATTGTCTTTCCCTTGAAAGACACCGTTTAATGTGGTTGTACCTGAAAAACAAAACGGAATTCTTCCAAAAACCCGCAAAAGTATTGCATATCGCTCCTGAATATTGCTTTATCAAGCGTTTTCAGAAACTTAAAAATATCGACTACTATTCTGCCGACCTTGAATCACCGTTGGCCAGAGTCAGGTTGGATGTCCAGAACATCCCTTTTGATAACGACAGTTTCGATGTCATTTTCTGTAATCATACACTGGAACATGTAAAAGACGATATTAAAGCCTTAAACGAGTTGTACCGTGTTATGAAACCCGGCGGATGGGGTATCATTATCTCCCCGATCAATGTATCCAGGGATAAAACCTACGAAGATGCTTCCATCACAAGTCCGGCAGAGAGGGAAAAACATTTCGGACAAAGCGACCACTTACGGGAATATGGATTGGATTATCCCGAAAGACTTAAAACAGGCGGGTTTAAAGTGGAAATCGTGGATTTGATCTCCGGAATGGATCCGGAACGGGTCAAACGTTATGGGCTGATGGTCTATGATGCGTTTACGGAAGAGGATCTTGTGTATGTGGTGAAGAAGTGA
- the hydF gene encoding [FeFe] hydrogenase H-cluster maturation GTPase HydF: MTVKKGRENKIHIGIFGRRNNGKSSLINALAKQNIAIVSDVPGTTTDPVKKSIELFGIGPVILIDTAGIDDTGDLGRLRIEKTAEALKIIDLAIIVITANTVGDEEISLVSRCREYGIPFFFIHNKADQEAISHETQSQIENETGAVVMDFSCIRKDDPDAVADMIRKVLPQDLLQRTTILGDLIRPGDLVMLITPIDSEAPEGRMILPQVQVLRDVLDHDAIAIILKETEIKGFLDKTGIKPALAVTDSQAFGLVSQLISNDIPLTSFSILLARQKGDFLNYLQGTGAISTLKDGDRILMLESCTHQVSCEDIGRIKLPKWMQEFTGKKLHFDIVAGLSNLPVDIHEYAMVIQCGGCVITRRQILNRLKPATDAGIPVTNYGLAIAYVHGIFDRATEMFRKK, from the coding sequence ATGACAGTCAAAAAAGGACGTGAAAACAAAATACACATAGGAATTTTTGGCCGGAGGAATAACGGCAAGAGTTCACTCATCAATGCATTGGCTAAACAAAACATTGCCATAGTTTCGGATGTGCCGGGTACAACAACCGATCCGGTGAAGAAATCGATAGAGCTATTCGGGATAGGTCCGGTGATTTTGATTGACACAGCCGGCATAGATGACACGGGTGACCTGGGCAGACTCAGAATAGAAAAAACGGCAGAAGCCTTGAAAATTATTGATCTGGCTATTATCGTTATCACTGCAAATACTGTAGGAGATGAAGAAATAAGCCTTGTAAGCCGCTGTAGAGAATATGGTATCCCTTTCTTTTTTATCCACAACAAAGCAGATCAGGAAGCCATAAGTCATGAAACACAAAGCCAGATTGAAAATGAAACCGGTGCGGTTGTGATGGATTTTTCCTGTATCCGTAAGGATGATCCGGATGCTGTTGCCGACATGATACGGAAGGTGCTTCCGCAGGATTTGCTGCAACGCACTACTATTCTGGGCGATCTGATCCGGCCGGGCGATCTTGTCATGCTGATTACTCCTATTGATTCCGAGGCCCCTGAAGGCAGGATGATATTACCCCAGGTGCAGGTGCTTCGTGATGTGCTGGATCACGACGCCATCGCTATAATCCTGAAAGAAACAGAAATCAAAGGCTTCCTGGATAAAACAGGCATTAAACCTGCCCTTGCAGTAACCGATTCACAGGCTTTCGGTCTGGTAAGTCAATTGATAAGCAACGATATTCCTCTTACCAGTTTTAGTATTCTTCTGGCCAGGCAAAAAGGGGATTTTCTGAATTATTTGCAGGGAACCGGTGCCATTTCGACCCTCAAAGACGGCGACAGGATACTTATGCTTGAATCCTGCACCCATCAGGTTTCCTGCGAAGATATTGGCCGCATCAAATTACCCAAATGGATGCAGGAATTTACCGGGAAGAAACTTCACTTTGATATTGTAGCCGGACTAAGTAATTTGCCTGTGGATATTCATGAATATGCCATGGTAATACAATGCGGTGGATGTGTCATTACCCGCCGGCAAATCCTGAACCGGCTGAAACCCGCCACTGATGCCGGTATCCCCGTCACCAACTACGGACTCGCCATCGCCTATGTTCACGGGATCTTTGACCGGGCAACGGAAATGTTCAGGAAGAAATGA